One Pseudomonas entomophila genomic window carries:
- a CDS encoding alpha/beta fold hydrolase, with protein MRAFLLCFLLLLCVPPSLAASRCNVHAPVQRAELGEVSLVYQSVGAPRDPALLLVMGLGGQLIHWPDDVVEALCHQGFRVIRYDNRDVGLSRWNQLPASANLTVELLRYKLGVPVSAPYTLTDMAGDGLRLMDALGVRQFHVLGVSMGGMIAQHLAAMAPERVSSLTLVMSSSGAAGLPAPNPALVQLLARRSAPSREVAIEQQADLLAALGSPQVHDDRAVLLKQAAVAYDRAFNPEGVKRQIMAILAEPSRVEMLNQLRVPTLVVHGTADPLLPVMHGVHLAAHIQGSQLRLIPGLAHRFQEPFKAPLLGAVLPYLQAHRQDATHIARL; from the coding sequence ATGCGGGCGTTTTTACTGTGCTTCCTTCTTCTGCTCTGCGTACCGCCGAGCTTGGCCGCAAGCCGCTGCAACGTACATGCGCCGGTGCAACGGGCCGAGCTGGGCGAGGTCAGCCTGGTCTACCAAAGCGTTGGCGCGCCGCGCGATCCGGCCCTGCTCTTGGTCATGGGCCTGGGTGGGCAATTGATCCACTGGCCGGATGACGTGGTCGAGGCCCTGTGCCACCAGGGCTTTCGGGTGATTCGCTACGACAACCGCGATGTCGGCCTGTCACGCTGGAACCAACTGCCGGCTTCGGCCAACCTGACCGTCGAGCTGCTGCGCTACAAACTGGGGGTGCCGGTGTCGGCGCCCTACACGCTGACCGACATGGCCGGTGATGGCCTGCGCCTGATGGATGCCCTGGGGGTCCGCCAGTTCCATGTGCTGGGGGTGAGCATGGGCGGCATGATCGCTCAGCATCTGGCGGCGATGGCCCCGGAGCGGGTGAGCAGCCTGACCCTGGTGATGTCCAGTTCGGGGGCAGCTGGCTTGCCGGCGCCGAACCCGGCCCTGGTGCAGTTGCTGGCGCGGCGCAGTGCACCGAGCCGTGAGGTGGCCATCGAGCAGCAGGCCGACCTGCTGGCGGCGCTGGGCAGCCCGCAGGTGCATGATGACCGCGCGGTCTTGCTGAAGCAGGCAGCGGTGGCCTACGACCGGGCGTTCAATCCTGAGGGTGTGAAACGCCAGATCATGGCGATACTTGCCGAACCGAGCCGGGTGGAAATGTTGAACCAACTGCGGGTGCCCACGCTGGTGGTGCATGGCACGGCCGACCCACTGTTGCCGGTGATGCACGGGGTGCACCTGGCGGCGCATATCCAGGGTAGCCAGTTACGGCTGATTCCTGGGTTGGCGCACCGCTTCCAGGAGCCGTTCAAGGCGCCGTTGCTGGGGGCAGTCCTACCCTACCTGCAGGCGCATCGGCAGGATGCCACGCACATCGCCCGGCTCTGA
- a CDS encoding GlpM family protein, protein MDLVFKAALGAGVVVLLAILSKTRNYYIAGLVPLFPTFALIAHYIVGKGRSLEDLKATILFGMWSIIPYFVYLATLYVLVDRLRLEVSLALATVAWLVAATVLVSVWVRMH, encoded by the coding sequence GTGGACCTGGTATTCAAAGCGGCCTTGGGCGCCGGCGTGGTGGTGCTTCTGGCGATCCTGTCGAAGACCCGCAACTACTACATTGCCGGTCTGGTGCCGCTGTTTCCCACCTTTGCCCTGATCGCCCACTACATCGTCGGCAAGGGGCGTTCGCTGGAAGACTTGAAGGCCACCATCCTGTTCGGGATGTGGTCGATCATTCCCTACTTCGTCTACTTGGCGACCCTGTATGTGCTGGTCGACCGCCTGCGCCTGGAGGTGTCACTGGCGCTGGCCACGGTGGCCTGGCTGGTGGCGGCGACAGTGCTGGTGAGTGTGTGGGTGCGGATGCACTGA
- a CDS encoding sigma-54-dependent transcriptional regulator yields the protein MNQAPLTVLIVEDDPHVLLGCQQALALEDIACEGVGSAEQALERIGDDFAGIVVSDIRLPGIDGLELLNRLKARDRSLPVVLITGHGDIDMAVGAMRNGAYDFMEKPFSPERLVDVVRRALEQRGLSREVFALRRQLAEQSSLEGRIIGRSPAMEHLRELIANVADTSANVLIEGETGTGKELVARCLHDFSRRQGQPFVALNCGGLPENLFESEIFGHEANAFTGAGKRRIGKIEHANGGTLFLDEVESMPINLQIKLLRVLQERTLERLGSNQSIPVDCRVIAATKSDLATLGQSGQFRSDLYYRLNVVTLELPPLRERREDILQLFEHFLQQSALRFDRETPEIDSQTLSRLMAHDWPGNVRELRNVAERHALGLPAFKKSPSGGASQGLGFAEAVEAFERNLLGDALQRTGGNLSQASQELGMAKTTLFDKVKKYGLG from the coding sequence ATGAACCAAGCACCTCTCACCGTTCTGATCGTCGAAGACGACCCGCATGTGCTGCTCGGCTGTCAGCAGGCGCTGGCCTTGGAAGACATCGCCTGCGAAGGCGTCGGCAGCGCGGAGCAGGCGCTCGAGCGCATCGGCGACGATTTCGCCGGCATCGTGGTCAGCGATATCCGCCTGCCCGGCATCGACGGCCTGGAGCTGCTCAATCGCCTCAAGGCCCGCGACCGCAGCCTGCCGGTGGTGCTGATCACCGGCCACGGCGATATCGACATGGCGGTCGGCGCCATGCGCAACGGCGCCTACGACTTCATGGAGAAGCCCTTCTCGCCCGAGCGCCTGGTCGACGTGGTGCGCCGCGCCCTTGAGCAGCGCGGGTTGTCCCGCGAGGTGTTCGCCCTGCGCCGCCAACTGGCTGAGCAAAGCAGCCTGGAGGGCCGGATCATCGGCCGCTCGCCGGCCATGGAGCACCTGCGCGAACTGATCGCCAACGTCGCCGACACCTCGGCCAACGTGCTGATCGAGGGCGAGACCGGCACCGGCAAGGAGCTGGTCGCCCGTTGCCTGCATGACTTCAGCCGGCGCCAGGGCCAACCGTTCGTGGCGTTGAACTGCGGCGGCCTGCCGGAAAACCTGTTCGAGAGCGAGATCTTCGGCCACGAAGCCAACGCCTTCACCGGCGCAGGCAAGCGCCGCATCGGCAAGATCGAGCACGCCAATGGCGGCACACTGTTCCTCGACGAGGTCGAGAGCATGCCGATCAACCTGCAGATCAAGTTGCTGCGCGTGTTGCAGGAGCGCACCCTGGAGCGCCTGGGCTCGAACCAGAGCATCCCTGTGGATTGCCGGGTGATCGCCGCCACCAAATCGGACCTCGCCACGCTCGGCCAGAGCGGCCAGTTCCGCAGCGACCTGTACTACCGCCTCAACGTGGTGACGCTGGAGTTGCCACCACTGCGCGAGCGGCGCGAAGACATCCTGCAACTGTTCGAGCATTTCCTGCAGCAGTCGGCATTGCGCTTCGACCGTGAAACACCGGAGATCGACAGCCAGACCCTGTCGCGGCTGATGGCCCACGACTGGCCGGGCAACGTGCGTGAACTGCGCAACGTCGCCGAACGCCACGCCCTCGGCCTGCCAGCGTTCAAGAAAAGCCCGAGCGGCGGCGCCAGCCAGGGCCTGGGGTTCGCCGAGGCAGTCGAGGCGTTCGAACGCAACCTGCTCGGCGATGCCCTGCAACGCACGGGTGGAAACCTCAGCCAGGCCAGCCAGGAGCTGGGCATGGCCAAGACCACGCTGTTCGACAAAGTGAAGAAGTACGGCCTCGGCTGA
- a CDS encoding sensor histidine kinase: protein MKCDPSLLRPAQPTVKSRLIRQLLLPPLVILLMVGLGLAGFLISENNGIRTLSETGERQLELHARTVESEISKYTYLPSLLELEDSVSQLLTDPDGGYRQTVNEYLEGLNRRSRSRAIFVLDTNGRVQATSNWRDADSFLGEDLSFRAYFQDAVRGEPGRFYGIGSTTGEAGYYLAHGLEEHGKIIGVAVIKVRLDTLEERWQRARLEAFVSDENGIIILSSDPARRLKSVRPLSPQIKERLARSLQYYWWPLNELQPLARETLADGVEKLTFPANSETAQGKQREVAYLAQTRRLSDTPWHFTLLTPLQDLRRESMVQGILVGVAFALLAILGIAWNERRKVIATRLAAREALEEANSQLERKITERTADLRASNERLKGQIRERRHAEQTLRHAQDELVQAGKLAAIGQMSTSIAHELNQPLAALRTLSGNTVRFLERGALETASANLRTMNDLIDRMGRITASLRSFARRGDDSGQASLEKAVEATLQVLGNRISACHLQLNREFDDQQLAIDQTRLEQILVNLIGNALDAMATQPLPQLWLEGELQGDKYRLRVRDNGHGIDLEARKHLFEPFFTTKPGEHGLGLGLTLSASLATAAKGTLSVEHPTVGGTAFVLALPLVTPPSELAEPL, encoded by the coding sequence ATGAAATGCGACCCTTCGCTCCTTCGCCCTGCCCAGCCTACTGTGAAATCCCGCCTGATCCGCCAATTGCTGCTGCCGCCCCTGGTCATCCTGCTGATGGTCGGTCTGGGCCTGGCCGGCTTCCTGATCAGCGAGAACAACGGCATCCGCACCCTCAGCGAAACCGGCGAGCGCCAGCTGGAGCTGCACGCACGCACGGTCGAGAGCGAGATCAGCAAGTACACCTACCTGCCCAGCCTGCTCGAGCTGGAAGACAGCGTCTCGCAACTGCTCACCGACCCGGACGGCGGCTACCGCCAGACGGTCAACGAATACCTCGAAGGCCTGAACCGGCGCAGCCGCAGCCGGGCGATCTTCGTCCTCGACACCAACGGCCGAGTCCAGGCCACCAGCAACTGGCGCGATGCCGACTCGTTCCTGGGCGAAGACCTGTCGTTCCGCGCCTACTTCCAGGACGCCGTGCGCGGTGAGCCCGGGCGCTTCTACGGTATTGGCAGTACCACGGGCGAGGCCGGCTACTACCTGGCCCACGGGCTGGAGGAGCACGGCAAGATCATTGGCGTGGCGGTGATCAAGGTGCGCCTGGACACCCTCGAGGAACGTTGGCAGCGCGCCCGCCTGGAAGCCTTCGTCAGCGACGAGAACGGCATTATCATCCTCTCCAGCGATCCGGCGCGGCGCCTCAAGTCGGTACGCCCACTCTCGCCGCAGATCAAGGAGCGCCTGGCGCGCAGCCTGCAGTACTACTGGTGGCCGCTCAACGAGCTGCAGCCGCTGGCCCGCGAAACCCTCGCCGACGGCGTGGAGAAACTCACGTTCCCGGCCAACAGCGAAACCGCCCAGGGCAAGCAGCGCGAGGTCGCTTATCTCGCCCAGACCCGACGTCTGTCCGACACCCCTTGGCACTTTACCCTGCTCACCCCGTTACAGGACCTGCGCCGCGAATCCATGGTGCAGGGCATCCTGGTGGGGGTGGCGTTCGCCTTGCTGGCGATCCTGGGTATCGCCTGGAACGAACGGCGCAAGGTGATCGCCACCCGCCTGGCCGCGCGCGAAGCCCTGGAAGAAGCCAACAGTCAACTGGAGCGCAAGATCACCGAACGCACTGCCGACCTGCGCGCCAGCAACGAACGCCTCAAGGGCCAGATCCGCGAACGCCGGCACGCCGAGCAGACCCTGCGCCACGCCCAGGACGAACTGGTCCAGGCCGGCAAGCTGGCGGCCATCGGGCAGATGTCCACCAGCATCGCCCACGAGCTCAACCAGCCGTTGGCGGCCCTGCGCACCCTGTCGGGCAATACCGTGCGCTTCCTCGAACGCGGCGCGCTGGAAACCGCCAGCGCCAACCTGCGCACCATGAACGACCTGATCGACCGCATGGGCCGCATCACCGCCAGCCTGCGCTCCTTCGCCCGGCGTGGCGACGACAGCGGCCAGGCCTCGCTGGAAAAGGCCGTGGAAGCAACGCTACAGGTGCTGGGCAACCGCATCAGCGCCTGCCACCTGCAATTGAACCGCGAGTTCGACGACCAGCAACTGGCCATCGACCAGACCCGCCTGGAGCAGATCCTGGTCAACCTGATCGGCAACGCCCTCGACGCCATGGCCACCCAGCCCCTGCCGCAACTGTGGCTGGAAGGCGAGTTGCAGGGCGACAAGTACCGCCTGCGGGTGCGTGACAATGGCCACGGCATCGACCTCGAGGCACGCAAGCACCTGTTTGAACCCTTCTTCACCACCAAACCGGGCGAGCACGGCCTTGGCCTGGGCCTGACCCTGTCGGCGAGCCTTGCCACCGCCGCCAAGGGTACACTGAGCGTCGAACACCCCACCGTCGGTGGCACGGCCTTCGTCCTCGCCCTGCCCCTGGTCACGCCCCCTAGCGAATTGGCTGAGCCCCTATGA
- a CDS encoding amino acid ABC transporter ATP-binding protein: MISIKNVNKWYGDFQVLTDCSTEVKKGEVVVVCGPSGSGKSTLIKCVNALEPFQKGDIVVDGTSIADPKTNLPKLRSRVGMVFQHFELFPHLSITENLTIAQRKVLGRSEAEATKKGLALLDRVGLGAHAKKHPGQLSGGQQQRVAIARALSMDPIVMLFDEPTSALDPEMVNEVLDVMVELAHEGMTMMCVTHEMGFARKVANRVIFMDKGNIIEDCQKEDFFGNPNARHERTQHFLSKILQH; this comes from the coding sequence ATGATTTCCATCAAGAACGTCAACAAGTGGTACGGCGACTTCCAGGTACTGACCGACTGCAGCACCGAGGTCAAGAAAGGTGAAGTGGTGGTCGTGTGCGGCCCGTCCGGCTCGGGCAAGTCCACCCTGATCAAATGCGTCAACGCCCTGGAGCCGTTCCAGAAGGGCGACATCGTGGTCGATGGCACCTCCATCGCCGACCCGAAGACCAACCTGCCCAAGCTGCGTTCGCGTGTGGGCATGGTGTTCCAGCACTTCGAGCTGTTCCCGCACCTGTCGATCACCGAGAACCTGACCATCGCCCAGCGCAAGGTGCTTGGCCGCAGCGAGGCGGAAGCCACCAAGAAAGGCCTGGCCCTGCTTGACCGCGTCGGCCTGGGCGCCCACGCCAAGAAGCACCCCGGCCAGCTGTCCGGCGGCCAGCAGCAGCGCGTGGCCATCGCCCGCGCGCTGTCGATGGACCCGATCGTCATGCTGTTCGACGAACCGACCTCGGCGCTGGACCCGGAAATGGTCAACGAAGTACTGGACGTGATGGTCGAACTGGCCCACGAAGGCATGACCATGATGTGCGTGACCCACGAAATGGGCTTTGCGCGCAAGGTCGCCAACCGGGTGATCTTCATGGACAAGGGCAACATCATCGAGGACTGCCAGAAGGAAGACTTCTTCGGCAACCCGAACGCCCGCCACGAGCGCACCCAGCACTTCCTGAGCAAGATCCTGCAACACTAA
- a CDS encoding amino acid ABC transporter permease has product MDMDFSEIIPALPALWDGMVLTLQLMVMGVVGGIALGTILALMRLSSNKLLANVAGAYVNYFRSIPLLLVITWFYLAVPFVLRWITGEDTPVGAFTSCVVAFMMFEAAYFCEIVRAGVQSISKGQMGAAQALGMSYGQCMRLIILPQAFRKMTPLLLQQSIILFQDTSLVYTVGLIDFLNSARSNGDIIGRSHEFLIFAGVVYFLISFSASWLVKRLQKRITV; this is encoded by the coding sequence ATGGACATGGATTTCAGTGAAATCATCCCGGCCCTGCCCGCCCTGTGGGACGGCATGGTCCTGACCCTGCAACTGATGGTCATGGGGGTGGTCGGCGGCATCGCCCTGGGCACCATCCTGGCCTTGATGCGCCTGTCGTCGAACAAGCTGCTGGCCAATGTCGCCGGTGCCTACGTCAACTACTTCCGCTCCATCCCGCTGCTGCTGGTGATCACCTGGTTCTACCTGGCGGTGCCGTTCGTGCTGCGCTGGATCACCGGCGAGGACACTCCGGTAGGCGCGTTCACCTCCTGCGTCGTGGCGTTCATGATGTTCGAGGCGGCCTACTTCTGCGAGATCGTACGTGCCGGCGTACAGTCGATCTCCAAGGGCCAGATGGGGGCGGCCCAGGCGCTGGGCATGAGCTACGGCCAATGCATGCGCCTGATCATCCTGCCCCAGGCGTTCCGCAAGATGACGCCATTGCTGCTGCAGCAGAGCATCATCCTGTTCCAGGACACCTCGCTGGTCTACACCGTCGGCCTGATCGACTTCCTCAACTCGGCCCGCTCCAACGGCGACATCATCGGGCGCTCCCACGAGTTCCTGATCTTCGCCGGTGTCGTCTACTTCCTCATCAGCTTCTCCGCTTCCTGGCTGGTCAAGCGCCTGCAAAAAAGGATCACCGTATGA
- a CDS encoding amino acid ABC transporter permease translates to MNYNWDWGVFFKSTGVGSETYLDWYITGLGWTIAIAISAWIIALLLGSLLGVMRTVPNRLVSGIATAYVELFRNVPLLVQLFIWYFLVPDLLPEGLQEWFKQDLNPTTSALISVVICLGLFTAARVCEQVRTGIQALPRGQESAGRAMGFSLPQIYMNVLLPQAYRIIIPPLTSEFLNVFKNSSVASLIGLMELLAQTKQTAEFSANLFEAFTLATLIYFTLNMGLMLLMRAVEKKVSVPGLISVGGK, encoded by the coding sequence ATGAATTACAACTGGGACTGGGGCGTGTTCTTCAAGTCCACCGGCGTGGGCAGCGAAACCTACCTGGACTGGTACATCACCGGTCTGGGCTGGACTATCGCCATTGCTATCTCCGCCTGGATCATCGCGTTGCTGCTGGGGTCGCTCCTCGGCGTGATGCGCACCGTGCCCAACCGTCTGGTGTCAGGGATTGCCACCGCCTATGTCGAGCTGTTCCGCAACGTACCGCTGCTGGTGCAACTGTTCATCTGGTACTTCCTGGTACCGGACCTGCTGCCTGAAGGCCTGCAGGAGTGGTTCAAGCAAGACCTCAACCCGACCACCTCGGCACTGATCAGCGTGGTCATCTGCCTGGGCCTGTTCACCGCCGCCCGTGTCTGCGAACAGGTGCGCACCGGTATCCAGGCGCTGCCTCGCGGCCAGGAGTCGGCCGGGCGCGCGATGGGCTTCAGCCTGCCGCAAATCTACATGAACGTGCTGCTGCCCCAGGCCTACCGGATCATCATTCCACCGCTCACCTCGGAATTCCTGAACGTGTTCAAGAACTCCTCGGTGGCTTCGCTGATCGGCCTGATGGAGCTGCTGGCCCAGACCAAGCAGACCGCCGAGTTCTCGGCCAACCTGTTCGAGGCGTTCACCCTGGCCACCCTGATCTATTTCACCCTGAACATGGGCCTGATGCTGCTCATGCGCGCGGTCGAGAAGAAAGTCTCGGTGCCTGGCCTGATTTCCGTGGGAGGCAAGTAA
- a CDS encoding glutamate/aspartate ABC transporter substrate-binding protein, with protein sequence MRIVRQLLGAAIAAAVIASPVMAEELTGTLKKIKDSGTITLGHRDSSIPFSYLAGKPEPVGYSHDIQLAVVEALKKQLGTDIKVKYNLVTSQTRIPLVQNGTVDLECGSTTNNVERQQQVGFSVGIFEVGTRLLTKVKDGQPSFKDFPDLAGKNVVTTAGTTSERILKAMNADKQMKMNVISAKDHGEAFNMLESGRAVAFMMDDALLAGEMAKAKKPTDWVITGTPQSYEIYGCMVRKDDPAFKKAVDEAIVAYFKSGEVNKSYDKWFQQPIPPKGLNLQFPMSDELKKLIAEPTDKAADEKKS encoded by the coding sequence ATGCGCATCGTTCGTCAATTGCTGGGCGCCGCCATCGCGGCCGCGGTCATCGCGTCGCCAGTCATGGCTGAAGAACTGACCGGCACTCTCAAGAAGATCAAGGACTCGGGCACCATCACCCTGGGTCACCGCGACTCCTCCATTCCGTTCTCCTACCTCGCCGGCAAGCCGGAGCCCGTGGGCTACTCCCACGACATCCAGCTGGCCGTGGTCGAAGCCCTGAAGAAGCAACTGGGCACCGACATCAAGGTCAAGTACAACCTGGTCACCTCGCAGACCCGCATCCCGCTGGTGCAGAACGGCACCGTCGACCTGGAGTGCGGCTCCACCACCAACAACGTCGAGCGCCAGCAACAGGTCGGTTTCTCGGTGGGCATCTTCGAAGTCGGCACCCGCCTGCTGACCAAGGTCAAGGATGGCCAGCCATCCTTTAAAGACTTCCCCGACCTGGCCGGCAAGAACGTGGTGACCACCGCCGGCACCACCTCCGAGCGCATCCTCAAGGCGATGAACGCCGACAAGCAGATGAAGATGAACGTGATCTCGGCAAAAGACCACGGCGAAGCCTTCAACATGCTTGAAAGCGGCCGCGCCGTCGCCTTCATGATGGACGACGCCCTGCTGGCCGGTGAGATGGCCAAGGCCAAGAAGCCAACCGACTGGGTCATCACCGGCACGCCACAGTCGTACGAAATCTACGGCTGCATGGTGCGCAAGGACGACCCTGCCTTCAAGAAAGCGGTCGACGAGGCCATCGTCGCCTACTTCAAGTCGGGTGAAGTCAACAAGAGCTACGACAAGTGGTTCCAGCAACCCATCCCACCGAAAGGCCTGAACCTGCAGTTCCCGATGAGCGACGAACTGAAGAAGCTGATCGCCGAGCCGACCGACAAGGCCGCGGACGAGAAGAAGTCCTGA